A single region of the Drosophila miranda strain MSH22 chromosome 2, D.miranda_PacBio2.1, whole genome shotgun sequence genome encodes:
- the LOC108154984 gene encoding uncharacterized protein LOC108154984 isoform X1 produces MNAEVDMDADMEFLDSAIDVVFDADLTVEPQVRKQLLELVYARTNRLLMQAHENRNDRHSNDITLADWEKVPKVQKKKRSKLLSIDEKNDIMANQKSDMPMPSTTGPCSGLMLPPWRHCKMGPTAILKEVQAPPEIATAPRSSGATFQGYYSVKGVPRFPAAKALPMGAFNFR; encoded by the exons ATGAATGCCGAAGTGGACATGGATGCCGATATGGAGTTTCTGGATAGTGCGATCGATGTAGTATTTGATGCAGATCTTACTGTGGAACCGCAAGTACGAAAGCAGCTTTTGGAGCTGGTCTACG CCAGGACCAATCGACTGCTGATGCAAGCCCACGAAAATAGGAACGATAGGCACAGCAACGACATTACGCTCGCCGACTGGGAAAAGGTGCCAAAGGTGCAGAAGAAAAAGAGGAGCAAACTACTGAGCATAGACGAGAAAAACGACATCATGGCAAATCAGAAATCCGACATGCCCATGCCCAGTACCACTGGACCCTGCTCTGGGCTGATGTTGCCGCCCTGGCGACACTGCAAGATGGGTCCCACGGCCATCCTGAAGGAAGTGCAGGCACCACCGGAGATTGCTACTGCTCCAAGGTCCAGTGGTGCAACCTTCCAGGGGTATTACTCGGTCAAGGGCGTGCCACGTTTCCCTGCTGCAAAGGCCCTACCAATGGGTGCCTTTAACTTCCGCTAG
- the LOC108154984 gene encoding uncharacterized protein LOC108154984 isoform X2, with amino-acid sequence MQAHENRNDRHSNDITLADWEKVPKVQKKKRSKLLSIDEKNDIMANQKSDMPMPSTTGPCSGLMLPPWRHCKMGPTAILKEVQAPPEIATAPRSSGATFQGYYSVKGVPRFPAAKALPMGAFNFR; translated from the coding sequence ATGCAAGCCCACGAAAATAGGAACGATAGGCACAGCAACGACATTACGCTCGCCGACTGGGAAAAGGTGCCAAAGGTGCAGAAGAAAAAGAGGAGCAAACTACTGAGCATAGACGAGAAAAACGACATCATGGCAAATCAGAAATCCGACATGCCCATGCCCAGTACCACTGGACCCTGCTCTGGGCTGATGTTGCCGCCCTGGCGACACTGCAAGATGGGTCCCACGGCCATCCTGAAGGAAGTGCAGGCACCACCGGAGATTGCTACTGCTCCAAGGTCCAGTGGTGCAACCTTCCAGGGGTATTACTCGGTCAAGGGCGTGCCACGTTTCCCTGCTGCAAAGGCCCTACCAATGGGTGCCTTTAACTTCCGCTAG